TCCCCCTGCTGGTAATTGCGGAAACGGTAGTTGGTCAGCGTCGTGCTGTTCCAGACCCGGACGTTTTGCCAGAAATTAGCCGGTTTCGGCACCACAATCGCGTACGACAACTGGGCTTCCAGTCCTTTCTGATCGGTGGCCCCGGCATTGATGAAATACTCGGCTCCGCTTTCGACCGAGCGCCGGACAATCGTCTGCCGCAGCCGGAATTGATAAGCCGTCAGGTCAAACTGGAACCGGTTCAGCCGTCCGCGCACTCCGAGTTCCAGGTTGGTGCCGCGCTCGGGTTCCAGCGTCGGATTGAACGTTCCTTCCGAGGGCCGTACTTCCTGAATCGTGGGGGCGGAATACCCCGTGCTGAGGCTGGCAAATGCCGACACGTTCTCCCCGATTTTTTTCAGCAACGCCACGCGCGGCAGCCAGACCGGGTCAAAACCGCGCGGCTGGGCCACAACCGGCTGCACCGAAAACCGGGTAAACTGGTAGGCGACTTCGTTGCGGCTGATCCCGGCGGTGGCAATGATGCCCAGCGGCAGGGTGGCTTCGAATTGAGCAAAAATGACCGATTGCGTAGCCCGCAGTTCGTCATCGGCCTGCAACGTGTCAGGCTGCCCGGCCCGGTTTCCGTAGTTTCTGTCGACCGTGAAGTTATTCTGCCACTCCCCCCCAAAGACGAGTTGCGTCGGAACGCCCTCTTCAATCATCTGCCAGCGCGTGACGGTCCGGCCACCGATTCCCTGATCAGCCCGCTTTTCGTAGTTGGTGATGAAAGGGTTGGCGAAATCGGTGAGAGAACCGTATACAACCGTGGTGTTCTGGATGCGGTCGCTCCAGCGGTATTGGTGCGAAAAGCCCAGGTAACCGGTTTTCTGGTAGATGGCCGCCCGCTGCCCCACGCTCCCCGGCGACACGCGCGTGGCCGGACGAGCCTGCCGCGGATCGGCCAGGTACTGCGCCTGGTTCAAGCCGCCCGGCGTCTGGTACATTAGATCGGAATATAGACCGATAATGGAAATCGTCTGTTTAGGATTGACGGCAAACGTAGCGTTCAGGTTCAGGTTGTCGCGGTACATGCGGCTGTTCTCGCGGTATCCATTGGATTGCAAGTGGCCGTAGTTGACCGAAATCGCTGCGTTGTTTTTACCGGTCTGAATGGTATAGGTCTGGCCCGACAAGCCGTAGGCTCCCACCAGCGCCCCCACTTCGGCACGGTTGGCCTGCTGACCCACGGAACTGGTCTGGCCACCCAACAATACCGTCCCCCCCGTTCCCGCTCCGTATATACTCCCCGAGGGTCCCTTGATAACTTCCACCCGGCCCACCGACCGCACATCGACCGCGTTCAGGTAAGTCGTTCCGCCCGCGTCGGTCAGCGGGAGTTCGTTCCAGTAAATTTTCACGTTGCGCACCCCAAACGGCGAACGGATGAGACTGCCCCGAATGGAAAGCCGGTAACTGCCCGGCGACCGTTCGTCCATCCGCACCCCGGGCAGCGTATTGAACGCGGGCACGAGGCTTGGCTGACCGAAGCGCTGATTGAGATCTCTGGCGGAAAGGGTATTGATGGAAGCCGCCGTTTCCATCAGGGAACGGTTTGTTTCGTACCCCCGAACCGTCACCTCCGCCAGTTGAACCGTATCGGTTTCCAGACGGGTAGAAGACGGTTGCTGGGCGGCTACCGCAATTGGTAATAGCACTAAAACGGAAAAGTATGCATTCATATTTATACGGACTACTTGGGTTTTCTACAAAGCTAACGCGTCCAAAGGATATTTTACTCTTTAGCGTGTACTAACCTCAATTCAACCCCAAAAGTCGGCGTTTCAAGCAAGTCTATATTGAGTAAGCGGTCTGCGACCCCTTATTTTTACAAAAAATTAAATTCAAATTACAAAGTACGTGACAACGTTTGAGAGACCGAACGACCGATGGCTCCGCTGGATAGGAATCCCGCTGATTGTCCTGCTGGCGAATCTGCTTTATCTGAAGGATGATCAGCACAACCCGGTGTTGTACACCGGCTGGGTATTTATCGGAATGGCGTATGTCACGCTGGCTTGGGAAGGTTCGGTGAGCTGGGTGTATTACGTGCGCAAACTTTTCCCGGATGCCCGGCATTCGCTCCGGCGCATCCTGATCACGTTTACCGGCTATTTTCTGCTGGCGGTGGTTTGCCAGTCGCTGTTTGTGTTTCTGACCGACCTCAGCGGGCTGGCCATCATTCCCATCACATCCCACGTCTACCAGGCTTACATCGGCATCGGTATTTTTTGCTCGCTGCTGCTGGGCATCACCTACGAAATCATCTATTACCTGCACCAATACCGTCAGGCCGTCGCCGAAGCCGAAGCCATTCAGAAATCCCGGATTCAGGGGCAGTTTGATAGCCTGAAAAGCCAGGTCAATCCGCATTTTTTATTTAATTCGCTCAACTCGCTTTCGGCCCTGATTTCCGAAGACAAACAGCAGGCCAACCGGTTTCTGGAGGAAATGTCGAGTGTGTACCGGTATCTGCTGCAATCCAACGACCGCAAGCTGGTTACGCTCCAGACCGAAATCCGGTTTATTGAATCTTTTTTTTACCTGCTGAAAGCCCGCTACGGCCCGGCGATTGAACTGCACACGCACATTGCGCCCGAGTTGCTGGATCATTACCTGCCCCCGTTCAGTTTGCAGATGCTGATCGAAAACGCCATCCGCCACAACATCATTTTGGCCGACCGCCCGCTGGTTATCTCGCTCCAGGCCGACGCCAAAAAACACACCGAGCCCACGCGGTTGCAGGTTTCCAACAACATCCAGCGCAAAAACATCCAGGTCAAGAAGCAGCCCGGCGGACTGACGCAGCTCACGGAACGGTTCAAGCTCCTGCGATTGCCCCGCCCCATTATTCAGGACGACGGCCTTGCGTTTAGCGTGCACGTGCCGCTCATCACGAAAGATGCCGATTTTTTGATACATTTACCCTGACTTTTCCGTACCAATGTGGGCTTAACATTAAATCGGTATACCCAGAAAGATACCTGGATTGCCCTGGGTATTCTGCCGACTTACTACTTTTTTCTGAACTACATGCTGTTGGGGCGGATTTACCTTCAACGGCTGGACGTTTTTGTACTGTCTACCCTTTTTACGGCGCTGGTCTGGACACCGGCTTTTTTTCTCCACGCCCTGCCCGCCGTTTATCTGCGCCAACGCTACCCCCACATCCGGCAGACCTGGATGCGCCTGAGTTTCGCCGTGCTCATCCACATGATCATGTCTTCGGCGGTGATTATTCTGCTGTTTTACCTGTACGGCTGGGTCGACTTTCCGGGGTTTGAATTCAACACGGATCGGCTGCGGTGGGCGCTGGTTTTGGGCATCGTGGGAAACCTGGTGGCTAACATCGTTCACGAAAGCGTGTACACGTTTGAAAAATGGTCGCAAACCATCAGTGAGACGGAAAAACTCAAGAAAGCGAACCTGCAAAGCCAGCTCGATAGCCTCAAACAACAGGTAAATCCGCACTTTCTGTTCAATAGCCTCAACACGCTCTCTTCACTGATCGACGAAGACACCGAGAAAGCGGAGCTGTTCATCGAAGAATTGTCGAGCGTGTACCGGTATCTGCTCCAGACCAACGAAAATGCCCTGACCAGTCTGCGCGACGAAATGGCCTTTATTGAATCGTATTTTCACCTGCTGAAAACCCGTTACGGCAGCGGTATTGAACTGGATGTGAGTATTGCCGACCGTTACCGCGAAGCCCGCTTGCCGCCCCTGACGCTCCAGATGCTGGTCGAAAACGCCGTCAAACACAACATTATCCTGTCGGAGCAACCGCTGCAAATCCGGATTGAAACGACGCCGACCGGCCAGTTATCGGTTTCCAACAACGTCCAGCGTAAGAACGTCCGGGTGGCTTCCAACGGCGTCGGGCTTTCCAATATCGCCACGAAATACCAGTTGCTCGGCCACCAGGGGTTGGAAATCGACAAGTCCGAAAGCTGTTTTCGCGTCACGCTACCGCTGTTGCCCCTCGAGCCGTAAATGAATACGTTTCATGCTTTACGCCGTCATATTGAACGCAAAATTCCGCTGACGGACGGCGAATTTGCCCACGTTACGGCGCTGTTTGCGGTAAAAGAGCTGGCGAAAAAGCAGTTTCTGCACCGCCAGGGCGAAGTCTGCCGCTACGAAAGTTTTGTGGTGAGCGGCTGCCTCAAATCCTACCACACCGACGAAGGGGGCGATACCCACATCCTTCGTTTTTCGGTGGAAGACTGGTGGGCGGGCGATCTTGACAGTTTTCTTCACCAAACGCCCTCATCTTTCAGCATCGAAGCCGTGGAGCCCGTCACGCTGCTGGTCATCGACAAACCCG
This Larkinella insperata DNA region includes the following protein-coding sequences:
- a CDS encoding sensor histidine kinase, with amino-acid sequence MGLTLNRYTQKDTWIALGILPTYYFFLNYMLLGRIYLQRLDVFVLSTLFTALVWTPAFFLHALPAVYLRQRYPHIRQTWMRLSFAVLIHMIMSSAVIILLFYLYGWVDFPGFEFNTDRLRWALVLGIVGNLVANIVHESVYTFEKWSQTISETEKLKKANLQSQLDSLKQQVNPHFLFNSLNTLSSLIDEDTEKAELFIEELSSVYRYLLQTNENALTSLRDEMAFIESYFHLLKTRYGSGIELDVSIADRYREARLPPLTLQMLVENAVKHNIILSEQPLQIRIETTPTGQLSVSNNVQRKNVRVASNGVGLSNIATKYQLLGHQGLEIDKSESCFRVTLPLLPLEP
- a CDS encoding Crp/Fnr family transcriptional regulator gives rise to the protein MNTFHALRRHIERKIPLTDGEFAHVTALFAVKELAKKQFLHRQGEVCRYESFVVSGCLKSYHTDEGGDTHILRFSVEDWWAGDLDSFLHQTPSSFSIEAVEPVTLLVIDKPGLALLYERAPKLESFFRILNENALIATSQRVIKNLSLPAGERYRLFRAAYPQLEQRVPLKDIASYLGITPVFLSRLRNERASD
- a CDS encoding sensor histidine kinase, translated to MTTFERPNDRWLRWIGIPLIVLLANLLYLKDDQHNPVLYTGWVFIGMAYVTLAWEGSVSWVYYVRKLFPDARHSLRRILITFTGYFLLAVVCQSLFVFLTDLSGLAIIPITSHVYQAYIGIGIFCSLLLGITYEIIYYLHQYRQAVAEAEAIQKSRIQGQFDSLKSQVNPHFLFNSLNSLSALISEDKQQANRFLEEMSSVYRYLLQSNDRKLVTLQTEIRFIESFFYLLKARYGPAIELHTHIAPELLDHYLPPFSLQMLIENAIRHNIILADRPLVISLQADAKKHTEPTRLQVSNNIQRKNIQVKKQPGGLTQLTERFKLLRLPRPIIQDDGLAFSVHVPLITKDADFLIHLP
- a CDS encoding TonB-dependent receptor — its product is MLLPIAVAAQQPSSTRLETDTVQLAEVTVRGYETNRSLMETAASINTLSARDLNQRFGQPSLVPAFNTLPGVRMDERSPGSYRLSIRGSLIRSPFGVRNVKIYWNELPLTDAGGTTYLNAVDVRSVGRVEVIKGPSGSIYGAGTGGTVLLGGQTSSVGQQANRAEVGALVGAYGLSGQTYTIQTGKNNAAISVNYGHLQSNGYRENSRMYRDNLNLNATFAVNPKQTISIIGLYSDLMYQTPGGLNQAQYLADPRQARPATRVSPGSVGQRAAIYQKTGYLGFSHQYRWSDRIQNTTVVYGSLTDFANPFITNYEKRADQGIGGRTVTRWQMIEEGVPTQLVFGGEWQNNFTVDRNYGNRAGQPDTLQADDELRATQSVIFAQFEATLPLGIIATAGISRNEVAYQFTRFSVQPVVAQPRGFDPVWLPRVALLKKIGENVSAFASLSTGYSAPTIQEVRPSEGTFNPTLEPERGTNLELGVRGRLNRFQFDLTAYQFRLRQTIVRRSVESGAEYFINAGATDQKGLEAQLSYAIVVPKPANFWQNVRVWNSTTLTNYRFRNYQQGDVNVSGNRVTGVPPTVVATGIDAETKLGFYAHVTHQFIDRFPLDDANTVRSDVARLLNATIGYRKTLASRWTLEAYLSGDNLLDQTYSLGYDLNAFGGRYYNASPGRNLTGGVKLAVRW